AAAAGGAAGCGCTCTGGCATCGGCCTCTTTTACCGGCGCGCCGATTTTCTGGGCGTAGGTTACGGCGTAAGGGTCGCTATCAAGACCGAAAAAACCAGTCAAGCCGAGTGCCCCCTTTAAAAACAAGGGATAAAATCCCCAGTTGCTGGCTAGTTGGATGCCGATAGGTTTTTGGTCCTGAAAGACCAGCCGCCGGGCCATTTCAATCGGGCCAAAAGACTGGAAAGAAAAATCATAATTTGTTGGAGCAGCCAACTGCAGCATTATCTGCGCTTGAGTTAATTGCTTAACTATGTCTGACTGTTCTTCCGTGATCATTTCTCTAATGATCGAGAGCTTGTCGTCATGATATATTTTTAGGGCTGAAGATGAAGGAAAGCCTTGCGCTTGAGCGATCCGATCGGCCGTTTCCCGGCAGAATTCTTTCGGACGAAAGGTTTGGAGGTCCTTTATCGCCGCGGCAAAAGCTGGCCGGCAAAGTTCCGGCCCGTAATTGATTCTTTGGACTTTCATGCAGTATTATCGTGAAAAACCGGCGGTTATTTCAGTCGTTTAGGGGTGTCCCGACCCCTTAAAGCCCGACAGGCGGAAGAACTTATAGTTATTGGTGA
This sequence is a window from Candidatus Margulisiibacteriota bacterium. Protein-coding genes within it:
- a CDS encoding class I SAM-dependent methyltransferase, with translation MKVQRINYGPELCRPAFAAAIKDLQTFRPKEFCRETADRIAQAQGFPSSSALKIYHDDKLSIIREMITEEQSDIVKQLTQAQIMLQLAAPTNYDFSFQSFGPIEMARRLVFQDQKPIGIQLASNWGFYPLFLKGALGLTGFFGLDSDPYAVTYAQKIGAPVKEADARALPFPDGSLDLIVSSHFLDHSYISLIDRLNHLREKYTEDFQTTVKREIIRALKPGGWFLTQTEFLSEADLTRSWLGSISRLATFNIGEEIEFDNLYAAQKG